A single region of the Vicia villosa cultivar HV-30 ecotype Madison, WI linkage group LG4, Vvil1.0, whole genome shotgun sequence genome encodes:
- the LOC131598016 gene encoding uncharacterized protein LOC131598016, translating into MIMSWINHSVEAEIAQSILWMDNATDMWNELKDRFYQGDIFRISDLQEEICMLKQGDATISSYYTKLKILWQELDNFRPNPECSCISTCLAISKIRSYRESDKVIGFLKDLNDQYSAIRSQIMWMDLLPNLCKVYSLLVQQERQAITPIDEAKVLAISNSITYQQYQSKPNINSRGRGSTRGGRFSGGKGRGNRICTRCGMTNHTIDTCFKKHGYPPNWKQDAVVNQCADRSEEQSLTPLTTLPHILNSIKDSSKMMIGTAELHNGLYLLISPKVSLPNNPSAHHINSILSQFVDIISDCSLWHSRLGHALYAKLFELNKVFPFIKRLPFPNSSHRNQ; encoded by the exons ATGATCATGTCATGGATCAATCACTCAGTTGAAGCTGAAATTGCTCAAAGTATTTTGTGGATGGATAATGCTACTGACATGTGGAATGAGTTGAAAGATCGCTTTTATCAAGGTGACATTTTTCGTATTTCAGATCTTCAGGAGGAAATATGTATGCTGAAACAAGGTGATGCCACTATTTCTTCATATTACACTAAGCTGAAAATTCTATGGCAGGAATTGGATAATTTTAGACCAAATCCTGAATGTTCTTGCATTTCCACATGTCTAGCCATTTCCAAAATTCGTTCATACAGAGAAAGTGATAAAGTCATTGGATTTTTGAAAGATTTGAATGATCAATACTCAGCTATTAGATCTCAAATCATGTGGATGGATCTTTTACCAAATCTTTGCAAGGTTTACTCTTTGCTTGTGCAGCAAGAAAGACAAGCCATTACACCTATTGATGAAGCAAAGGTGTTAGCTATCTCTAATTCCATTACTTATCAACAATATCAATCAAAACCTAACATCAATTCTCGTGGTAGAGGAAGTACTAGAGGAGGCAGATTTTCTGGTGGCAAGGGAAGAGGAAATCGCATCTGCACCCGCTGTGGAATGACCAACCACACTATTGACACATGCTTCAAGAAGCATGGATATCCCCCAAATTGGAAGCAGGATGCTGTAGTTAATCAATGTGCAGACAGATCTGAGGAACAAAG TCTCACACCATTAACCACCTTACCTCACATTCTGAACTCAATTAAG GATTCCTCCAAGATGATGATTGGCACAGCTGAGTTGCATAATGGACTATACCTTCTCATTTCTCCTAAAGTTTCCTTACCCAACAATCCATCTGCTCATCATATCAATTCTATACTTTCTCAGTTTGTAGATATAATTTCTGATTGTAGCCTTTGGCACTCTAGACTTGGTCATGCTTTATATGCCAAGTTGTTTGAACTCAATAAAGTTTTTCCTTTCATAAAGAGATTACCTTTCCCTAATAGCTCTCATAGGAATCAATAG